Proteins encoded in a region of the Saccharothrix ecbatanensis genome:
- a CDS encoding PspC domain-containing protein yields the protein MSGNISAANVEETLRDFWATRPRRPHDGRKIAGVAAGIAQRYQIDPVIVRVAFVAMALCNGAGVLIYLLGWLLLAQADDEVSAAESLLGRGRSSTPTALTILLGIAVIPATGFFVDGGFTMVGGVLLSVGSIYLLHRGRGQLNRPDAPAFTVGEPVSTDDQTTARVSPPAWDPLGAAPFAWDLPEPSSSTPAAPVVPAPRQVRRRSRVGVATFGAAMVTLAGSLVASSYSPWFTFEHVLGLLVAVFGAGMVLGALRGNGGRGLLWLVVPMSVLGVALTSIDFDGINPDRIGSTNAKPTSVEQVDARYTTSIGEVDLDLTGLPNTGSVTTEVEVGLGSAKVRVPADADVTVTCRAELGSVACLDKKSDGKDSHVEVSSNGADGEGGLKIVLDVRSEVGDVEVSRG from the coding sequence GTGAGCGGGAACATCAGCGCAGCCAACGTCGAAGAGACGCTGAGGGACTTCTGGGCCACCAGGCCCAGGCGGCCACACGACGGTCGCAAGATCGCCGGTGTCGCCGCCGGTATCGCGCAGCGGTACCAGATCGACCCGGTGATCGTCCGGGTGGCGTTCGTCGCGATGGCGTTGTGCAACGGCGCCGGGGTGCTCATCTACCTGCTGGGCTGGTTGTTGCTCGCGCAGGCCGATGACGAGGTGTCGGCGGCGGAGTCGCTGCTCGGACGGGGCCGCAGCTCGACGCCGACCGCGTTGACCATCCTCCTCGGGATCGCGGTGATCCCCGCGACCGGCTTCTTCGTCGACGGCGGCTTCACCATGGTCGGCGGGGTGCTGCTGTCGGTCGGCTCGATCTACCTGCTGCACCGCGGCCGCGGGCAGCTCAACCGGCCGGACGCACCGGCCTTCACCGTGGGGGAACCGGTGTCGACGGACGACCAGACGACCGCGAGGGTGTCGCCGCCCGCCTGGGACCCGCTCGGCGCGGCCCCGTTCGCGTGGGACCTGCCTGAGCCTTCGAGCAGCACGCCGGCAGCGCCGGTGGTCCCGGCACCGCGGCAGGTGCGCCGCAGGTCACGGGTCGGTGTGGCCACGTTCGGCGCGGCCATGGTGACGCTGGCCGGGTCGCTGGTGGCGTCTTCGTACTCGCCGTGGTTCACCTTCGAGCACGTCCTCGGCCTCCTGGTCGCGGTGTTCGGGGCGGGCATGGTGCTCGGCGCGCTCCGCGGCAACGGTGGACGCGGGCTGCTCTGGCTGGTCGTGCCGATGTCGGTGCTCGGGGTGGCGCTCACGTCGATCGACTTCGACGGGATCAACCCGGACCGGATCGGCAGCACCAACGCCAAGCCGACGTCGGTGGAGCAGGTCGACGCCCGCTACACGACGAGCATCGGCGAGGTGGACCTGGACCTGACCGGCCTGCCGAACACGGGTTCCGTGACCACGGAGGTCGAGGTCGGGCTGGGGAGCGCGAAGGTCAGGGTGCCCGCCGACGCGGACGTGACGGTGACCTGCCGGGCCGAACTCGGCTCGGTGGCGTGCCTGGACAAGAAGTCCGATGGCAAGGACAGCCACGTGGAGGTCAGTAGCAACGGCGCCGACGGCGAGGGCGGGCTGAAGATCGTGCTGGACGTGCGCAGTGAAGTCGGAGACGTGGAGGTGAGTCGTGGCTGA
- the guaA gene encoding glutamine-hydrolyzing GMP synthase, whose product MAESSNRPVLVVDFGAQYAQLIARRVREAQVYSEVVPHSTPVAELLERDPLAIVLSGGPSSVYEPGAPQIDPKLFEVGVPVFGICYGFQAMAGALGGTVEHTGTREYGRTELGVEQSGGLLHEELPAHHPVWMSHGDCVTKAPEGFTVTATSEGAPVAAFEDTKRRFAGVQYHPEVGHSPHGQEVLRRFLHEIAGIRPQWTTSSIVDEQVARIKAQVGDGKAICGLSGGVDSAVAAALVQRAIGDRLTCVFVDHGLLRAGERAQVERDYVAATGVNLVTVDARERFLDALAGVTDPEQKRKIIGREFIRVFEQAERDLKAEGDYSFLVQGTLYPDVVESGGGAGTANIKSHHNVGGLPDDLQFTLVEPLRALFKDEVRRVGTELGLPETIVQRQPFPGPGLGIRIIGEVTAERLDILRKADAIAREELTSAGLDRSIWQCPVVLLADVRSVGVQGDGRTYGHPVVLRPVSSEDAMTADWTRLPYDVLERISTRITNEVNEVNRVVLDVTSKPPGTIEWE is encoded by the coding sequence GTGGCCGAGAGCAGCAACCGCCCTGTGCTGGTAGTCGACTTCGGCGCGCAGTACGCGCAGCTGATCGCCCGGCGAGTCCGGGAGGCGCAGGTCTACTCGGAAGTCGTCCCGCACAGCACGCCGGTGGCGGAACTGCTGGAACGCGACCCGCTCGCGATCGTGCTGTCCGGCGGCCCGTCGAGCGTCTACGAGCCCGGCGCTCCCCAGATCGACCCGAAGCTGTTCGAGGTCGGCGTCCCCGTCTTCGGCATCTGTTACGGCTTCCAGGCAATGGCCGGCGCCCTCGGCGGCACGGTCGAGCACACCGGCACCCGTGAGTACGGCCGCACCGAGCTGGGCGTCGAGCAGTCCGGCGGGCTCCTGCACGAGGAGCTGCCCGCGCACCACCCGGTGTGGATGAGCCACGGTGACTGCGTGACGAAGGCGCCCGAGGGCTTCACCGTGACGGCGACCAGCGAAGGCGCCCCGGTGGCCGCGTTCGAGGACACCAAGCGCCGGTTCGCGGGCGTGCAGTACCACCCGGAAGTGGGGCACTCGCCGCACGGCCAGGAGGTGCTGCGCCGGTTCCTGCACGAGATCGCGGGCATCCGGCCGCAGTGGACGACGTCCTCGATCGTGGACGAGCAGGTGGCCCGGATCAAGGCGCAGGTCGGCGACGGCAAGGCCATCTGCGGCCTGTCCGGCGGCGTCGACTCGGCGGTCGCCGCGGCCCTCGTCCAGCGCGCCATCGGTGACCGGCTGACCTGCGTGTTCGTCGACCACGGCCTGTTGCGCGCGGGTGAACGGGCGCAGGTCGAGCGGGACTACGTGGCCGCGACGGGCGTGAACCTGGTGACCGTGGACGCGCGCGAGCGGTTCCTGGACGCGCTGGCCGGCGTCACCGATCCCGAGCAGAAGCGCAAGATCATCGGCCGGGAGTTCATCCGGGTCTTCGAGCAGGCCGAACGCGACCTCAAGGCCGAGGGCGACTACTCGTTCCTGGTCCAGGGCACGCTCTACCCCGACGTGGTCGAGTCGGGCGGCGGCGCGGGCACCGCGAACATCAAGAGCCACCACAACGTCGGCGGCCTGCCGGACGACCTCCAGTTCACGCTGGTCGAGCCGCTGCGCGCGTTGTTCAAGGACGAGGTGCGCCGGGTCGGCACCGAGCTGGGCCTGCCGGAGACGATCGTGCAGCGCCAGCCGTTCCCCGGCCCCGGCCTGGGCATCCGGATCATCGGCGAGGTGACGGCGGAGCGCTTGGACATCCTGCGCAAGGCCGACGCGATCGCCCGCGAGGAGCTGACCAGCGCCGGTCTCGACCGGTCGATCTGGCAGTGCCCGGTGGTGCTGCTGGCGGACGTGCGCAGCGTCGGCGTGCAGGGTGACGGCCGCACCTACGGTCACCCGGTCGTGTTGCGCCCGGTGTCCAGCGAGGACGCCATGACGGCGGACTGGACGCGCCTGCCGTACGACGTGCTGGAGCGCATCTCGACCCGCATCACCAACGAGGTCAACGAGGTCAACCGGGTGGTCCTGGACGTGACGAGCAAGCCGCCGGGCACCATCGAGTGGGAGTAG
- a CDS encoding aminoglycoside phosphotransferase family protein, with protein sequence MEEEALTGGGLNEVVRVGSTVRRPTGPWTPNVHRLLEHLAPLGISPVAHGVDDRGREVLSFLEGEVGHPPLADALRTDEVLVAVARMARRLHDASAALVSSGAVSLVDGWQHPPLSPVEVICHNDLAPYNMVFRDGLPAGVFDFDTARPGPRWWDVAYTAYCLVPFSPEFGTPDEQWRRAELFCAEYGMPAAGLGRRVLARLDDMITMIRDRPEFARQREEGHDRYYLGHAGYVRNHFQDR encoded by the coding sequence GTGGAAGAGGAAGCGCTCACCGGTGGCGGGCTCAACGAGGTGGTGCGGGTCGGGTCGACGGTGCGCAGGCCGACCGGTCCGTGGACCCCGAACGTGCACCGCCTGCTGGAACACCTTGCCCCGCTTGGCATCTCGCCGGTCGCGCACGGGGTGGACGACCGCGGGCGCGAGGTGCTGTCGTTCCTGGAGGGTGAGGTCGGCCACCCGCCGCTGGCGGACGCGCTGCGCACGGACGAGGTCCTGGTGGCCGTGGCGCGGATGGCGCGCCGGCTGCACGACGCGTCGGCGGCGCTGGTGTCATCCGGCGCGGTGTCGTTGGTCGACGGCTGGCAGCACCCGCCCCTGTCACCCGTCGAGGTGATCTGCCACAACGACCTCGCGCCGTACAACATGGTGTTCCGCGACGGGCTGCCCGCCGGGGTGTTCGACTTCGACACCGCCCGGCCGGGGCCGCGGTGGTGGGACGTCGCCTACACGGCGTACTGCCTGGTGCCGTTCTCCCCGGAGTTCGGCACGCCCGACGAGCAGTGGCGGCGGGCCGAGTTGTTCTGCGCCGAGTACGGCATGCCGGCGGCCGGGCTGGGGCGCCGGGTGCTCGCCCGGCTGGACGACATGATCACGATGATCCGCGACCGGCCCGAGTTCGCGCGGCAGCGGGAAGAGGGCCACGACCGCTACTACCTGGGCCATGCGGGGTATGTCCGAAACCACTTCCAAGATCGATAG
- a CDS encoding aldehyde dehydrogenase family protein, with translation MDAFTPQPRPCWIAGHAEQGGQAITVHHPFDGTEVASVAVPGPEQVERAVAAAAAVAKEFRRTPAHVRATALMHVSQAIAARAEEIAETITAENGKPLKWADIEVQRAVNTFRFAAEEARRFTGDLQRLDTDANGEGRMAVVRRVPRGPVLAVAPFNFPLNLVAHKVAPALAVGAPVIVKPSSSTPLSALLLGELLAETDLPEGAFSVLPVRGSEMKSLVTDERLPVISFTGSTSVGWSLTESAPRKHVLMELGSNSAAIICPDWPDLDFAASRIATFGNYQGGQSCIAVQRVLVHRDVAEAFVPKLVEAVRALKTGDPHDPEVEVGPLIDEDNAKRVEEWVAEAVAAGATLHIGGGRDGTSVEPTVVQDVPPSARVWHQEVFGPVLAVSVVDSVAEAFEQANATEYGLQAGVFTRDVTVAFEAAAELEVGGVIIGDVPSYRADQMPYGGVKGSGTGREGVRSAMVDFTEERTMVLTGITL, from the coding sequence ATGGACGCGTTCACCCCGCAGCCGCGGCCCTGCTGGATCGCCGGACACGCCGAGCAGGGCGGGCAAGCCATCACCGTCCACCACCCGTTCGACGGCACCGAGGTCGCCTCGGTCGCGGTGCCGGGACCGGAGCAGGTGGAACGCGCGGTCGCCGCCGCGGCGGCCGTGGCCAAGGAGTTCCGCCGCACACCGGCGCACGTGCGGGCGACAGCGCTGATGCACGTGTCGCAGGCGATCGCGGCACGGGCCGAGGAGATCGCGGAGACCATCACGGCGGAGAACGGCAAGCCGCTGAAGTGGGCCGACATCGAGGTGCAGCGGGCGGTGAACACGTTCCGGTTCGCCGCCGAGGAGGCACGGCGGTTCACCGGCGACCTCCAGCGGCTGGACACCGACGCGAACGGCGAGGGCCGGATGGCCGTCGTGCGCCGGGTGCCGCGCGGGCCGGTGCTCGCGGTGGCGCCGTTCAACTTCCCGCTGAACCTGGTCGCGCACAAGGTCGCGCCCGCGCTGGCGGTGGGCGCGCCGGTGATCGTGAAGCCGTCGTCGTCCACGCCGCTGTCGGCGTTGCTGCTCGGTGAGCTGCTGGCCGAGACGGACTTGCCGGAGGGCGCGTTCTCCGTGCTGCCGGTGCGTGGTTCGGAGATGAAGTCGCTGGTCACGGACGAGAGGTTGCCGGTCATCTCGTTCACCGGCTCCACCTCGGTCGGCTGGTCGCTGACCGAGTCGGCGCCGCGCAAGCACGTGCTGATGGAACTGGGCTCCAACTCGGCCGCGATCATCTGCCCTGACTGGCCGGACCTGGACTTCGCCGCGTCCCGGATCGCCACGTTCGGCAACTACCAGGGCGGGCAGTCGTGCATCGCGGTGCAGCGGGTGCTGGTGCACCGGGACGTGGCCGAGGCGTTCGTGCCGAAGCTGGTGGAAGCGGTGCGGGCGTTGAAGACCGGTGACCCGCACGACCCGGAGGTCGAGGTCGGGCCGCTGATCGACGAGGACAACGCGAAGCGGGTCGAGGAGTGGGTGGCCGAGGCCGTGGCCGCCGGCGCGACGTTGCACATCGGCGGCGGGCGGGACGGGACTTCCGTCGAGCCGACCGTGGTGCAGGACGTGCCGCCGTCGGCGCGGGTGTGGCACCAGGAGGTGTTCGGGCCGGTGCTGGCGGTGTCCGTGGTGGACTCGGTGGCCGAGGCGTTCGAGCAGGCCAACGCCACGGAGTACGGGTTGCAGGCCGGTGTGTTCACGCGGGACGTGACGGTGGCGTTCGAGGCGGCGGCCGAGCTGGAGGTCGGCGGCGTGATCATCGGCGACGTGCCGTCGTACCGGGCCGACCAGATGCCGTACGGCGGCGTGAAGGGATCGGGCACGGGCCGCGAGGGCGTGCGGTCGGCCATGGTCGACTTCACCGAGGAACGCACCATGGTGTTGACCGGAATTACTCTGTAG
- a CDS encoding TetR/AcrR family transcriptional regulator has product MTRPAETRQRIISAVLRIVGDDGIAGVTNRRIAQEAGVSLGSVTYHFATQQDLLRESLRYFVTEETKRFGELAKENSTECADLTQVVELVGQVAEATGTDSERIAPYELYLHAGRDPELRAAAAECFAAYDRLAATVLTSIGVKDADQVAGAVVGMVMGLKLRALATGSGTEDLVDGLMLLAKGSTTTTTE; this is encoded by the coding sequence ATGACGAGACCCGCCGAGACCCGGCAGCGGATCATCAGCGCCGTGCTGCGGATCGTCGGCGACGACGGGATCGCCGGCGTGACCAACCGGCGCATCGCGCAGGAGGCGGGCGTCTCGCTCGGTTCCGTCACCTACCACTTCGCCACCCAGCAGGACCTCCTGCGGGAGAGCCTGCGGTACTTCGTCACCGAGGAGACCAAGCGGTTCGGGGAACTGGCGAAGGAGAACTCGACCGAGTGCGCCGACCTGACGCAGGTGGTCGAGCTCGTCGGCCAGGTCGCCGAGGCCACCGGGACGGACAGCGAGCGCATCGCGCCGTACGAGCTGTACCTGCACGCCGGCCGTGACCCGGAGCTGCGTGCCGCCGCCGCCGAGTGCTTCGCCGCCTACGACCGGCTGGCCGCGACCGTGCTGACGTCCATCGGGGTGAAGGACGCCGACCAGGTCGCCGGCGCAGTGGTGGGCATGGTGATGGGCCTCAAGCTCCGCGCCCTCGCCACCGGTTCCGGCACCGAAGACCTGGTCGACGGCCTGATGCTGCTGGCAAAGGGTTCGACTACAACGACTACAGAGTAA
- a CDS encoding SDR family NAD(P)-dependent oxidoreductase, which produces MHVEGMTVLLTGATGGIGHAIARAFARRGAKLVLTGRKATELEALAAETRARAVTADLADPDGVRRLIEEVGAVDVLVANAALPASGALLDFTPEQVGRALAVNLEAPIALTHALLPSMIAAGRGHVVHVGSLSGKVASAYSSLYNATKFGLRGFALGLREELHGTGVGVSVVQPGFVRDAGMFADTGAKPPAGTRTVSPEQVADGVLAAIERDKGELNVAPPELRALSVLGSAFPGFSSGVQRLMSNDAVMRKMSGANQGKR; this is translated from the coding sequence ATGCACGTCGAGGGAATGACCGTTCTGCTCACCGGGGCGACCGGCGGCATCGGGCACGCCATCGCCCGGGCGTTCGCCCGCCGGGGCGCCAAGCTGGTGCTGACCGGCCGGAAGGCGACCGAGCTGGAAGCGCTGGCCGCCGAGACCCGGGCCCGCGCCGTCACCGCCGACCTGGCCGACCCGGACGGTGTGCGGAGGTTGATCGAGGAGGTGGGCGCGGTGGACGTGCTGGTCGCGAACGCCGCGCTGCCCGCGAGCGGTGCGCTGCTGGACTTCACGCCCGAGCAGGTCGGACGGGCGCTCGCGGTGAACCTCGAAGCGCCGATCGCGCTCACGCACGCGCTGCTCCCGTCGATGATCGCTGCCGGACGCGGGCACGTCGTGCACGTCGGCTCCCTGTCGGGCAAGGTCGCCTCCGCGTACTCGTCGCTCTACAACGCCACCAAGTTCGGGCTGCGCGGGTTCGCGTTGGGGCTGCGCGAGGAACTGCACGGCACCGGCGTCGGAGTTTCGGTCGTGCAGCCCGGTTTCGTGCGGGACGCCGGGATGTTCGCCGACACCGGTGCCAAGCCGCCCGCCGGAACGCGCACCGTGTCACCGGAGCAGGTCGCGGACGGCGTGCTGGCCGCGATCGAGCGGGACAAGGGCGAGCTGAACGTCGCGCCGCCGGAGTTGCGTGCGCTGAGCGTGCTCGGCAGCGCGTTCCCGGGGTTCTCGTCGGGCGTGCAGCGCCTGATGTCGAACGACGCGGTGATGCGGAAGATGAGCGGGGCGAACCAGGGGAAGCGCTGA
- a CDS encoding cytochrome P450 encodes MAATDSMDTTAIPHPPWRVPLLGDVVGAGSRTPVQDTMKQARGLGPIFTRRFLKREIVFVAGAELSAELADESRFSKHLALAVEALRDIGGDGLFTAYNEEPNWKAAHDVLLPAFTQSAMRGYHATMLDVTAQLVEKWDRGGVVDVSADMTKLTLETIGRVGFGYSFESFERSSAHPFVRAMTGSLAYAQGTTVTFPLVRKLFGRAARERYGRDLAYLAEVVDSVIRSRRGTQGTDLLGLMLASGALDDVNVRNQVITFLVAGHETTSGALSFALYYLSRHPEVVARARAEIDSVWGSAEVPEFEQVAKLRYVRRVLDEALRLWPTAPAYARQAREDTVLGGKYPMRAGQWALVLLPLVHRDPAMWPTPEAFDPDRFSPVQVRSRPGHVYKPFGTGERACIGRQFALHEAMLALGTVLRRYDLVGSADYRLKVAETLTLKPEGFRLTPRRR; translated from the coding sequence ATGGCCGCGACGGACTCCATGGACACGACCGCGATCCCGCATCCGCCCTGGCGGGTGCCGTTGCTCGGTGACGTCGTCGGCGCGGGCAGTCGCACGCCCGTTCAGGACACCATGAAGCAGGCCCGCGGCCTCGGGCCGATCTTCACCCGGCGGTTCCTGAAGCGGGAGATCGTCTTCGTGGCCGGCGCCGAGCTGTCCGCGGAACTGGCCGACGAGTCGCGGTTCTCCAAGCACCTGGCGCTCGCTGTGGAGGCGTTGCGCGACATCGGCGGCGACGGCCTGTTCACCGCGTACAACGAGGAGCCGAACTGGAAGGCGGCGCACGACGTGCTGCTGCCCGCGTTCACGCAGAGCGCGATGCGCGGCTACCACGCGACGATGCTGGACGTGACCGCGCAACTGGTCGAGAAGTGGGACCGGGGTGGGGTCGTGGACGTCTCGGCGGACATGACCAAGCTGACCCTGGAGACCATCGGTCGGGTCGGGTTCGGGTACTCGTTCGAGTCGTTCGAGCGGTCGTCGGCCCACCCGTTCGTGCGCGCGATGACCGGGTCGCTGGCGTACGCGCAGGGCACGACCGTCACGTTTCCGTTGGTGCGCAAGCTGTTCGGCCGTGCGGCTCGGGAGCGTTACGGGCGGGACTTGGCGTACCTGGCCGAGGTGGTGGACTCGGTGATCCGGTCGCGGCGGGGGACGCAGGGGACGGACCTGCTCGGGTTGATGCTGGCGTCCGGGGCGCTGGACGACGTGAACGTCCGCAACCAGGTGATCACGTTCCTGGTGGCGGGGCACGAGACGACGTCCGGTGCGTTGTCGTTCGCGCTGTACTACCTGTCGCGGCACCCCGAGGTGGTCGCGCGGGCGCGGGCCGAGATCGACTCGGTGTGGGGTTCGGCGGAGGTGCCGGAGTTCGAGCAGGTCGCCAAGCTGCGGTACGTGCGGCGGGTGTTGGACGAGGCGCTGCGCCTGTGGCCGACCGCGCCGGCGTACGCCAGGCAGGCGCGGGAGGACACCGTGCTGGGTGGGAAGTACCCGATGCGGGCGGGGCAGTGGGCGTTGGTGCTGCTGCCGTTGGTGCACCGGGATCCGGCGATGTGGCCGACGCCCGAGGCGTTCGACCCGGACCGGTTCTCGCCGGTTCAGGTGCGTTCGCGGCCTGGGCACGTCTACAAGCCGTTCGGGACGGGGGAACGGGCGTGCATCGGGCGGCAGTTCGCGTTGCACGAGGCGATGTTGGCGCTGGGCACGGTGTTGCGGCGGTACGACCTGGTCGGCTCGGCGGATTATCGGTTGAAGGTTGCGGAGACGTTGACGCTGAAGCCGGAGGGGTTCAGGTTGACGCCTCGGCGGCGGTGA
- a CDS encoding FAD-dependent monooxygenase: MELGLKLGSELEPELRLGLPLERELEPGPRLVPGPGSGLGLGAGAELGVRPVLVVGAGPVGLIAALLLARAGVPTIVLEAAERRQAVGSRSICVHRDVLNILERVGVGQAVVDAGVTWYRGRTYFRDREVITVELPRVEGFPPFVNTPQTVVEGILHTKACLEPLIDLRYGWKVVGIQQTGHVILYTVCGILEGTHCIAADGAHSTVRDLLGVTFDGHSFADRFVIADIRVDLGHPEAERRFYFDPPWHPGRQVLVHPQPDGVHRIDWQVPEGFELTADHIRAITGDRPYEVLWQSTYRFHQRRAARFRVGNVLLAGDAAHVMSPFGARGLNSGVCDADNAAWKIALDRAGEAGPYLLESYHDERAAAADENLRVTGETMRFLVPQTEAERAHRRHVLEHGLTDQIDSGRLFETFPYRDSPLTTNGDGALRPHSHRYGPGFTVEADALIRPDGHTAAVALTGLGQAGFDRAGLDRAGLDRAGLDRAGLDRADVDRADVDRTSLDRTSLDQALRRAKGFTAAEAST; the protein is encoded by the coding sequence TTGGAGTTGGGGCTGAAGCTCGGCTCGGAGTTGGAGCCGGAGCTGCGACTGGGGCTGCCGCTGGAGAGGGAGCTGGAGCCGGGGCCGCGACTGGTGCCAGGGCCGGGATCGGGGCTGGGGCTGGGGGCGGGGGCGGAATTGGGGGTGCGGCCGGTGTTGGTGGTTGGGGCTGGGCCGGTGGGGCTTATTGCTGCGCTTCTGTTGGCCCGCGCTGGTGTGCCGACGATCGTTCTCGAAGCTGCCGAACGGCGCCAAGCTGTCGGCTCCCGGTCCATCTGCGTGCACCGGGACGTCCTCAACATCCTCGAACGCGTCGGCGTCGGCCAAGCCGTGGTCGACGCGGGTGTCACCTGGTACCGCGGCCGGACCTACTTCCGCGATCGTGAAGTGATTACCGTCGAACTGCCGCGTGTCGAGGGGTTCCCGCCGTTCGTCAATACGCCTCAGACGGTTGTTGAAGGGATATTGCATACAAAGGCCTGTCTGGAGCCATTGATTGACCTGCGCTACGGGTGGAAGGTTGTTGGTATACAGCAGACTGGCCACGTTATTTTGTATACAGTCTGCGGGATTTTGGAGGGGACGCACTGCATTGCGGCGGACGGCGCGCACTCCACGGTCCGCGATCTGCTCGGCGTCACGTTCGACGGCCACTCGTTCGCCGATCGGTTCGTCATCGCGGACATCCGGGTCGACTTGGGCCACCCCGAGGCGGAGCGTCGTTTCTACTTCGACCCGCCGTGGCACCCTGGCCGCCAAGTCCTCGTCCACCCGCAGCCGGACGGCGTGCACCGCATCGACTGGCAGGTGCCCGAGGGCTTCGAGTTGACCGCGGACCACATCCGCGCGATCACCGGCGACCGGCCGTACGAGGTGCTGTGGCAGTCCACGTACCGCTTCCACCAGCGCCGAGCCGCCCGGTTCCGCGTCGGCAACGTCCTGCTGGCGGGCGACGCCGCGCACGTGATGAGCCCGTTCGGCGCGCGTGGCCTGAACTCGGGGGTGTGCGACGCGGACAACGCGGCGTGGAAGATCGCGCTCGACCGCGCCGGTGAGGCAGGCCCGTACCTGCTGGAGTCCTATCACGACGAACGCGCCGCGGCGGCCGACGAGAACCTGCGCGTCACCGGCGAGACCATGCGATTCCTTGTGCCGCAGACGGAAGCTGAACGCGCCCACCGCCGGCACGTGCTGGAGCACGGCCTGACGGACCAGATCGACTCGGGCCGACTGTTCGAGACCTTCCCGTACCGCGACTCACCGCTGACCACCAACGGCGACGGCGCACTACGCCCGCACAGCCACCGCTACGGCCCCGGCTTCACCGTCGAGGCGGACGCACTGATCCGCCCCGACGGCCACACCGCCGCCGTCGCACTGACAGGTCTAGGTCAGGCCGGCTTCGACCGCGCCGGCCTTGACCGCGCCGGCCTTGACCGCGCCGGCCTTGACCGCGCCGGCCTTGACCGGGCCGACGTTGACCGGGCCGACGTTGACCGAACCAGCCTCGACCGAACCAGCCTCGACCAAGCCCTGCGCCGCGCCAAGGGCTTCACCGCCGCCGAGGCGTCAACCTGA
- a CDS encoding MBL fold metallo-hydrolase, with amino-acid sequence MATKPFASSADLAPKDEKFVELADGVYTLTAEGDPNVGAIEGEDFLVCVEARATPKAARRWLDILRSRTDKPVRYLVLSHYHAVRTLGASAFDAAEIVAHENTRTLIAERGRADWLSEYGRMPRLFEEPSGIPGLTWPTLTFSDRLTIPLGGDRGEVELRFSGRGHTAGDIVVWLPHQRILFAGDLVESQAALYTGDAFHNEWATTTLDRVAALGAEQLVGGRGAPARDRAEVDAAIAQSRHFLDELRRTVGTVHVSGGTVKAAFEAAYAALAPRYGRWPIFEHCLPFDVQRYWDECDGVDWPRIWTAERDREVWAALQ; translated from the coding sequence GTGGCAACGAAGCCGTTCGCGTCCAGCGCCGACCTCGCGCCCAAGGACGAGAAGTTCGTGGAGTTGGCCGACGGCGTCTACACCCTGACCGCCGAAGGCGATCCGAACGTCGGTGCGATCGAGGGTGAGGACTTCCTCGTCTGCGTGGAAGCCCGTGCCACGCCGAAGGCCGCCCGGCGGTGGTTGGACATCCTCCGCTCGCGCACCGACAAGCCTGTGCGGTATCTGGTGCTGAGCCACTACCACGCGGTTCGGACGCTGGGTGCGAGCGCGTTCGACGCGGCGGAGATCGTCGCTCACGAGAACACCAGGACGTTGATCGCCGAGCGTGGTCGGGCGGACTGGCTGAGCGAGTACGGCCGGATGCCCCGGTTGTTCGAGGAGCCGTCGGGTATTCCCGGGCTGACGTGGCCGACCCTGACGTTCTCGGACCGCCTCACCATCCCGCTCGGCGGTGACCGGGGTGAGGTCGAACTGCGGTTCTCGGGCCGAGGACACACCGCGGGCGACATCGTGGTGTGGCTGCCGCACCAGCGGATCCTGTTCGCGGGTGACCTGGTCGAGTCGCAGGCCGCGCTGTACACGGGTGATGCGTTCCACAACGAGTGGGCAACGACGACGCTCGACCGAGTGGCTGCCCTGGGTGCGGAGCAGTTGGTCGGCGGGCGCGGTGCTCCGGCGCGGGATCGGGCTGAGGTGGACGCGGCGATTGCCCAGTCGCGGCATTTCTTGGACGAACTGCGCCGCACGGTCGGCACGGTGCACGTCAGCGGGGGCACGGTGAAGGCCGCCTTCGAGGCCGCGTACGCCGCTCTCGCGCCGAGGTATGGGCGTTGGCCGATCTTCGAACACTGCCTTCCGTTCGATGTGCAGCGGTATTGGGACGAGTGCGACGGCGTGGACTGGCCCCGGATCTGGACCGCGGAACGGGACCGCGAGGTGTGGGCGGCGTTGCAATGA